A single genomic interval of Methylobacterium bullatum harbors:
- a CDS encoding Gluconate 2-dehydrogenase cytochrome c subunit has protein sequence MRRISALLLGSAGLLAAANCASAQDAEQIKRGEYLATAGDCVACHSAPGGKPFAGNYVLNTPIGKIRTPNLTPDDETGLGKWTADDFYRALHEGIDNEGSYLYPAFPFAWYTKVTRDDSDAIFAYLRSLEPVKEPRKPSEIPFPFNIRTALITWRTAFFTAGEFKPDPNASAEVNRGGYLVEGLGHCGMCHNANKIVGNSGLAGKLGGGVIDGWYAPNITPDDHTGIGAWTDDQVVEYLKTGAAPGNRPGVAAGPMRQTIEESLSRLTDADLKAMVAYLRTQKAKESYKIKDIQAFNQADAPGAATYLSYCSSCHKPDGKGVEGAIPALAGNTSVQAEGPETVIRVILGGLAAQNGYAPMPAVGAGMTDQEVADVTDYIRNAWGNSAPVIAERGIVGTARAATQTMLAGTAPCAVIAQPDVAKAIANALTATSLKGLAQENFIPVVDALLPKVKAAAVGAKDDDIVNGLTTAFCQAARNDPAYGKTGWHAVIGSFSSIVYSQIRNPEKRAALPAPAGTVPTP, from the coding sequence ATGCGTCGCATATCTGCCCTCCTGCTCGGTTCGGCCGGCCTCCTCGCCGCCGCGAACTGTGCCTCGGCCCAAGATGCGGAACAGATCAAACGCGGTGAATACTTGGCGACGGCGGGGGATTGCGTCGCCTGCCATTCGGCGCCGGGCGGCAAACCGTTCGCGGGGAACTACGTCCTCAACACGCCGATCGGGAAGATCCGCACGCCGAACCTCACACCGGACGACGAGACCGGGCTCGGCAAATGGACCGCCGACGACTTCTACCGCGCCCTGCACGAAGGCATCGACAACGAGGGCAGCTATCTCTATCCGGCCTTCCCCTTCGCCTGGTACACCAAAGTCACGCGCGACGATTCCGACGCGATCTTTGCTTACCTGCGCTCCCTCGAACCGGTGAAGGAGCCGCGCAAGCCTTCCGAGATCCCGTTCCCGTTCAATATTCGCACGGCGCTCATCACCTGGCGCACCGCGTTCTTCACAGCGGGCGAGTTCAAGCCGGATCCGAACGCCAGCGCCGAGGTCAATCGCGGCGGCTACCTCGTGGAGGGGCTCGGCCATTGCGGCATGTGCCACAACGCCAACAAGATCGTCGGAAACAGCGGGCTGGCGGGAAAACTCGGCGGCGGGGTCATCGACGGCTGGTACGCCCCCAATATCACCCCCGACGACCACACCGGCATCGGCGCCTGGACCGACGATCAAGTGGTCGAATACCTCAAAACCGGCGCCGCTCCGGGCAACCGGCCGGGCGTCGCCGCCGGGCCGATGCGCCAGACCATTGAGGAATCCCTCTCCAGGCTGACCGATGCCGATTTGAAGGCGATGGTCGCCTACCTGCGCACGCAGAAAGCCAAGGAAAGCTATAAAATCAAGGATATTCAGGCCTTTAACCAGGCCGATGCGCCTGGGGCTGCGACCTATCTCAGCTACTGCTCCTCCTGCCACAAGCCGGACGGCAAGGGCGTCGAGGGGGCGATCCCGGCGCTCGCCGGCAACACGTCCGTCCAGGCTGAAGGCCCGGAGACAGTGATCCGCGTCATTCTCGGTGGGCTCGCCGCCCAGAACGGCTACGCGCCGATGCCAGCGGTGGGGGCGGGCATGACCGATCAGGAGGTCGCCGACGTGACCGATTACATCCGCAACGCCTGGGGCAACAGCGCCCCCGTCATCGCCGAGCGCGGCATCGTCGGCACCGCCCGCGCCGCCACGCAGACCATGCTGGCGGGAACGGCACCCTGCGCCGTCATCGCCCAACCGGATGTGGCCAAAGCCATCGCCAACGCACTCACCGCGACGAGCCTGAAGGGGTTGGCGCAGGAGAACTTCATCCCGGTCGTCGACGCTCTGTTGCCCAAGGTCAAGGCCGCGGCCGTCGGCGCGAAAGATGACGACATCGTCAACGGACTGACCACGGCGTTCTGCCAGGCCGCCCGCAACGACCCGGCCTATGGCAAGACCGGCTGGCACGCGGTGATCGGGAGCTTCTCCAGCATCGTCTACAGCCAGATCAGGAACCCCGAAAAGCGGGCCGCCCTGCCGGCCCCTGCCGGTACCGTGCCGACGCCATGA
- the kmo gene encoding Kynurenine 3-monooxygenase yields the protein MPEPEIFDVVVVGGGPAGATAATDLARMGRRVLLLDKPGRIKPCGGAIPPRLIRDFAIPDHLLVARVRSARMVSPKDKRVDMPIGDGFVGMVDREHFDPWLRDRAALAGADHRAGSFTRIVRDDHCGAVVHYRSGNAEHRVRTRLVIGADGASSVVGRAEIPGHAAMKQVFAYHEIVRRPADGSGDVEGTRCDVYYQGKLSPDFYAWVFPHGDTISIGTGSARKGFSLRGAIRALRASTGLDAGETLRREGAPLPLKPLRRWDNGRDVLLTGDAAGIVAPASGEGIYYAMLGGRLAAEAADTFLATGKATSLALARRRFMRLHGRVFLILRMMQWVWYRNDALRERFVSICKDKDVQQLTWDSYMNKELVRAKPAAHVRIFFKDLAHLFRWVSP from the coding sequence ATGCCGGAGCCGGAGATCTTCGACGTCGTGGTGGTGGGGGGCGGCCCGGCCGGGGCCACCGCCGCCACCGATCTCGCTCGGATGGGGCGCCGCGTCCTGCTCCTCGACAAGCCGGGCCGGATCAAGCCCTGCGGCGGCGCAATTCCTCCGCGCCTGATCCGCGACTTCGCGATTCCCGACCATCTGCTCGTCGCCCGCGTGCGCTCGGCGCGGATGGTCTCGCCCAAGGACAAGCGGGTCGACATGCCCATCGGCGACGGCTTCGTCGGCATGGTCGACCGCGAGCATTTCGATCCCTGGCTGCGCGACCGCGCGGCCCTGGCCGGAGCCGACCACCGGGCCGGCAGCTTCACCCGCATCGTCCGCGACGACCATTGCGGTGCGGTGGTGCATTACCGCTCCGGCAATGCGGAGCACCGGGTCCGCACCCGCCTCGTCATCGGCGCGGACGGCGCGAGTTCCGTGGTCGGGCGGGCCGAGATTCCCGGCCACGCGGCCATGAAACAGGTCTTCGCCTATCACGAGATCGTCCGGCGCCCGGCGGATGGAAGCGGCGATGTCGAGGGGACGCGCTGCGACGTCTACTACCAGGGCAAGCTCTCGCCGGATTTCTACGCCTGGGTCTTCCCCCATGGCGACACGATCAGCATCGGCACCGGCAGCGCCCGCAAGGGCTTCTCCCTGCGCGGAGCGATCCGCGCCTTGCGCGCCTCCACCGGCCTCGATGCCGGGGAGACCCTGCGCCGCGAAGGCGCGCCGCTGCCGCTGAAACCCCTCAGGCGCTGGGACAATGGCCGGGACGTGCTTCTGACCGGGGATGCCGCCGGCATCGTCGCCCCGGCCTCGGGAGAAGGCATCTATTACGCCATGCTCGGCGGCCGGCTCGCGGCGGAGGCGGCCGACACCTTCCTCGCCACCGGCAAGGCCACCTCCCTGGCCCTTGCCCGCCGTCGCTTCATGCGCCTGCACGGCCGCGTCTTCCTGATCCTGCGCATGATGCAATGGGTCTGGTACCGCAACGATGCCCTGCGCGAGCGCTTCGTCTCGATCTGCAAGGACAAGGACGTCCAGCAGCTCACCTGGGATTCCTACATGAACAAGGAGCTGGTGCGGGCAAAGCCCGCCGCCCATGTGCGGATCTTCTTCAAGGATCTGGCCCACCTGTTCCGCTGGGTCTCCCCGTGA
- the bchB gene encoding Light-independent protochlorophyllide reductase subunit B: MQLTVWTYEGPPHIGAMRVATAMRGLHYVLHAPQGDTYADLLFTMIERREARPPVTYTTFQARDLGSDTAAIFKDAVAAAYERFRPEAMIVGASCTAELIQDDPGGLAKALALPIPVIPLDLPAYQKKENWGASETFYRLVRTLCGPKAETVGKAGRRPSCNILGPTALGFRHRDDLMEIRKLLNALGIDVNVVAPLGASPADLGRLGEADFNVVLYPEIARAAGQHLQKAFGQPMVETVPIGVAATIRFVEEVAAVARVDPAPVLSGAPSRLPWYSRSVDSTYLTGKRVFIFGDATHALAAARIAATELGFRVVGLGSYARDFAREIRAEAALHGIEATITDDYLDVEAAIQASAAELVLGTQMERHIAKRLGLPCAVISAPVHVQDFPARHSPQMGFEGANVLFDTWVHPLMMGLEEHLLGMFREDSEFHADAAPSHLGPGHQPVPPPSAGEGGPRVSEGRERGAPVPERSPPLPPAPQAPSPAEGGGSSGSAHSTWAPDAEKELRKIPFFVRGKARANTERFARERALPLITVETLYDAKAHFGR; encoded by the coding sequence ATGCAGCTCACCGTCTGGACCTACGAGGGACCGCCCCATATCGGCGCCATGCGGGTCGCCACCGCCATGCGCGGCCTGCACTACGTGCTGCACGCCCCCCAGGGCGACACCTATGCCGACCTGCTGTTCACGATGATCGAGCGGCGCGAGGCCCGCCCGCCGGTGACCTACACCACCTTCCAGGCGCGCGACCTCGGCTCCGACACCGCCGCGATCTTCAAAGACGCGGTGGCGGCCGCCTACGAGCGCTTCCGCCCCGAGGCGATGATCGTCGGCGCCTCCTGCACCGCCGAACTCATTCAGGACGATCCGGGCGGTCTCGCCAAGGCCCTGGCCCTGCCGATCCCGGTGATCCCGCTGGACCTGCCCGCCTACCAGAAGAAGGAGAACTGGGGCGCCTCGGAGACCTTCTACCGGCTGGTGCGGACCCTGTGCGGCCCGAAGGCGGAGACGGTCGGGAAGGCCGGACGGCGCCCGTCCTGCAACATCCTCGGCCCCACGGCCCTGGGCTTCCGCCACCGCGACGACCTCATGGAGATCCGGAAGCTTCTCAACGCCCTCGGCATCGACGTGAACGTGGTGGCGCCCCTCGGCGCGAGCCCCGCCGATCTCGGCCGCCTCGGCGAGGCCGATTTCAACGTGGTGCTCTATCCCGAGATCGCGCGCGCCGCCGGGCAGCACCTCCAAAAAGCCTTCGGCCAGCCGATGGTCGAGACCGTGCCGATCGGTGTTGCCGCCACGATCCGCTTCGTGGAGGAGGTGGCGGCGGTCGCCCGTGTCGATCCGGCCCCGGTCCTGTCCGGCGCGCCCTCGCGGCTGCCCTGGTACTCGCGCTCGGTCGATTCGACCTATCTCACGGGCAAGCGCGTCTTCATCTTCGGCGACGCCACCCATGCCCTCGCCGCCGCCCGGATCGCCGCCACCGAACTCGGCTTCAGAGTGGTGGGTCTGGGCAGCTATGCCCGCGACTTCGCCCGCGAGATCCGGGCCGAGGCGGCGCTCCACGGCATCGAGGCGACGATCACCGACGATTACCTCGACGTGGAGGCGGCGATCCAGGCCAGCGCCGCCGAACTGGTCCTCGGCACGCAGATGGAGCGCCACATCGCCAAGCGTCTGGGCCTGCCCTGCGCGGTGATCTCGGCCCCGGTCCACGTCCAGGATTTCCCCGCCCGGCACTCGCCACAGATGGGATTCGAGGGCGCCAACGTCCTGTTCGACACCTGGGTCCACCCCCTGATGATGGGGCTGGAAGAACATCTGCTCGGCATGTTCCGCGAGGATTCCGAGTTCCACGCCGACGCCGCGCCCTCGCATCTCGGACCCGGCCACCAACCCGTCCCTCCCCCCTCTGCGGGGGAGGGTGGCCCTCGCGTCAGCGAGGGTCGGGAGAGGGGAGCGCCAGTTCCGGAGAGGTCGCCCCCTCTCCCGCCTGCTCCGCAGGCACCCTCCCCCGCAGAGGGGGGAGGGAGTTCCGGTTCCGCACACAGCACGTGGGCTCCCGACGCCGAGAAG
- the crtK-2_2 gene encoding Tryptophan-rich protein TspO — translation MTGGFETGPVATAAAAALVTALAGGLLTTTGPWYRSLRRPSWKPPDWAFGPVWTTIFTLTAISAVIAWHAEARTSARVALLAAYGVNLVLNIAWSGIFFRLRRPDWAYLEVIALWLSIVALIAVTAQASGIAALLLAPYLAWVSVATLLNRAIVRLNGPFGEARPARSIGSRV, via the coding sequence GTGACCGGCGGGTTCGAGACCGGCCCGGTGGCCACCGCGGCGGCTGCCGCCCTCGTCACCGCCCTGGCCGGCGGGCTCCTGACGACCACCGGCCCCTGGTATCGATCCCTGCGGCGTCCCTCGTGGAAGCCGCCGGACTGGGCCTTCGGCCCGGTCTGGACCACGATCTTCACCCTCACGGCGATCTCCGCCGTGATCGCCTGGCACGCGGAGGCCAGAACCTCGGCGCGCGTCGCATTGCTCGCCGCCTACGGCGTCAACCTCGTCCTCAACATCGCCTGGAGCGGCATCTTCTTCCGCCTGCGCCGGCCGGACTGGGCCTATCTCGAAGTGATCGCCCTGTGGCTCTCCATCGTGGCGCTGATCGCGGTGACGGCCCAAGCCTCTGGAATCGCGGCTCTCCTGCTCGCCCCCTACCTCGCCTGGGTCAGCGTCGCGACCCTGCTCAACCGGGCGATCGTGCGGCTGAACGGGCCGTTCGGTGAGGCTCGCCCCGCTCGCAGTATCGGAAGCCGGGTATGA
- the bchN gene encoding Light-independent protochlorophyllide reductase subunit N, which translates to MNAHAPLTAFENERGLEIRQERGQRAVFCGLTGIVWLHRKIQDAFFLVVGSRTCAHLIQSAAGVMIFAEPRFATAIMDERDLAGLADMNDELDAVVGRLVARRPEIKLLFLVGSCPSEVIKLDLSRAAQRLSRSLAPDVRVLSYSGSGIETTFTQGEDACLASLVPEMPAEAANAETSLLVVGALADVVEDQFARIFSEMGIGPVRFLPARRAGAMPPVGENTRYLLAQPFLADTARALEERGATRLAAPFPLGSEGTTGWLKAAADAFGVAAGRFEAATAPGLRRAEQALAPYRAMLTQRRVFFFPDSQLEIPLARFLSREMGAKLVEVGTPYLHRGHLDREMALLPRGTRIVEGQSLDDQMDRCRQARPDLTVCGLGLANPLEAEGLATKWSIELLFTPIQGYDQAGDLAELFARPLVRRTRLEV; encoded by the coding sequence ATGAATGCCCACGCGCCCCTCACCGCGTTCGAGAACGAGCGCGGCCTCGAGATCCGGCAGGAACGCGGCCAGCGGGCGGTGTTCTGCGGGCTCACCGGCATCGTCTGGCTTCACCGCAAGATCCAGGACGCCTTCTTCCTCGTGGTGGGTTCCCGCACCTGCGCGCATCTCATCCAGTCGGCGGCCGGGGTGATGATCTTCGCCGAGCCGCGCTTCGCCACCGCCATCATGGACGAGCGCGACCTCGCCGGCCTCGCCGACATGAACGACGAACTCGACGCGGTGGTGGGCCGCCTCGTGGCGCGCCGGCCCGAGATCAAGCTCCTGTTCCTGGTGGGGTCGTGCCCCTCGGAAGTGATCAAGCTCGACCTGTCCCGCGCTGCACAGAGGCTGTCGCGCAGCCTCGCGCCCGACGTGCGGGTGCTGAGCTATTCCGGCAGCGGCATCGAGACCACCTTCACCCAAGGAGAGGATGCCTGCCTCGCCTCCCTCGTGCCCGAGATGCCGGCCGAGGCGGCCAATGCCGAGACCTCGCTCCTAGTGGTCGGCGCGCTCGCCGACGTGGTCGAGGACCAGTTCGCCCGGATCTTCTCGGAGATGGGAATCGGCCCCGTGCGGTTCCTGCCCGCGCGACGGGCCGGCGCGATGCCGCCTGTCGGGGAAAACACCCGCTACCTCCTGGCCCAGCCCTTCCTCGCCGACACGGCGCGAGCGCTGGAAGAGCGGGGCGCCACACGGCTCGCCGCTCCGTTCCCGCTGGGATCCGAAGGCACCACGGGCTGGCTCAAGGCGGCGGCGGATGCGTTCGGCGTGGCGGCCGGACGGTTCGAGGCCGCCACCGCGCCGGGGCTGCGCCGGGCCGAGCAGGCGCTCGCCCCCTACCGGGCGATGCTGACGCAGCGCCGGGTCTTCTTCTTTCCCGATTCGCAGCTGGAAATCCCCCTGGCGCGCTTCCTCTCGCGGGAGATGGGCGCCAAACTGGTGGAGGTCGGCACCCCCTACCTCCATCGCGGGCATCTCGACCGCGAGATGGCCCTGCTGCCGCGCGGCACCCGGATCGTGGAGGGGCAGAGCCTCGACGATCAGATGGACCGCTGCCGCCAGGCCCGGCCCGACCTCACCGTCTGCGGGCTCGGCCTCGCCAACCCACTGGAGGCGGAAGGGCTCGCGACCAAATGGTCGATCGAGCTGCTGTTCACCCCGATCCAGGGCTACGACCAGGCCGGCGACCTCGCCGAACTGTTCGCGCGCCCCCTCGTCCGCCGTACCCGGCTTGAGGTGTAG
- a CDS encoding Homogentisate phytyltransferase, with translation MATSVSPAPSAIRGPPAPSALLELLKPITWFAPMWAFACGVVSSGVPASGHWPVIVAGIVLAGPLVCATSQAANDWYDRHVDAINEPNRPIPSGRMPGRWGLYVALAWTALSLSVAAALGVWVLYAALFGLVLAWIYSAPPLRLKQNGWWGNAAVGLCYEGLPWFTGAAVMAGALPDHRILAIAFLYSVGAHGIMTLNDFKSVEGDSRMNLRSLPVQLGTDRAARLACLVMALPQLVVIALLYAWDRSGHAVFVAGLLAAQLVLMSRLLKNPRGRAAWYNGTGTTLYVLGMLVAAFALRALAQQGAA, from the coding sequence ATGGCAACGTCGGTCTCCCCCGCTCCTTCCGCCATCCGCGGCCCCCCCGCTCCCAGCGCCCTGCTGGAGCTGTTGAAGCCGATCACCTGGTTCGCGCCGATGTGGGCTTTCGCCTGCGGGGTGGTCTCTTCCGGGGTTCCGGCGAGCGGGCACTGGCCGGTCATCGTCGCCGGGATCGTGCTCGCCGGCCCCCTGGTCTGCGCCACCTCCCAGGCGGCCAACGACTGGTACGATCGCCATGTCGACGCGATCAACGAGCCGAACCGGCCGATCCCGTCCGGCCGGATGCCCGGCCGCTGGGGCCTCTACGTGGCACTGGCCTGGACCGCCCTCTCCCTCTCCGTCGCGGCCGCCCTGGGGGTGTGGGTCCTCTATGCCGCCCTGTTCGGGCTGGTCCTCGCCTGGATCTACAGCGCGCCGCCCTTGAGGCTGAAGCAGAACGGGTGGTGGGGCAACGCCGCGGTGGGGCTCTGCTACGAGGGCCTGCCCTGGTTCACCGGTGCCGCCGTGATGGCCGGCGCCCTGCCCGACCACCGCATCCTCGCCATCGCCTTTCTCTATTCCGTGGGTGCCCACGGCATCATGACCCTCAACGATTTCAAGTCGGTGGAAGGCGATTCACGCATGAATCTCCGCTCGCTGCCGGTCCAACTCGGGACCGACCGGGCCGCCCGCCTCGCCTGCCTCGTCATGGCCCTGCCCCAGCTGGTGGTGATCGCCCTCCTCTACGCCTGGGACCGGTCCGGGCATGCGGTCTTCGTCGCCGGCCTCCTTGCCGCGCAGCTCGTCCTGATGTCCCGCCTGTTGAAGAATCCCCGCGGACGGGCGGCCTGGTACAACGGCACCGGCACCACCCTCTACGTGCTCGGCATGCTGGTGGCGGCCTTCGCCCTCAGGGCACTCGCGCAGCAGGGAGCCGCGTGA
- the kstR2_1 gene encoding HTH-type transcriptional repressor KstR2, which produces MSAGAAVEVRSGPSARRQDILDAAETCFVRNGFHRTTMQDLARQAGMTAGNIYHYFKSKEAVVLGLAERERGHGMTLVEEMERAGDRRGALMRILERYFAQATRESAVLRVDLWSEATRNPDIATMIDRGETEARLWFVETLASLASSPACDAAALYDETLNPLMKGILVNLALRPAFDPAPAVAHLCALIEAGLAGRLPTASFVSESGALLASPGRPSRNVLESSR; this is translated from the coding sequence GTGAGCGCCGGTGCCGCCGTCGAAGTGAGGTCCGGCCCCTCGGCCAGGCGCCAGGACATCCTCGATGCCGCCGAGACCTGCTTCGTGCGGAACGGTTTCCATCGGACGACGATGCAGGATCTTGCACGCCAGGCCGGCATGACGGCTGGCAACATCTACCACTACTTCAAGTCGAAGGAGGCCGTGGTCCTGGGGCTCGCCGAGCGTGAGCGCGGGCATGGCATGACCCTCGTCGAGGAGATGGAGCGGGCCGGCGATCGTCGCGGCGCCCTGATGAGGATCCTCGAACGCTACTTCGCCCAGGCGACCCGCGAGAGTGCGGTCCTGCGCGTCGATCTCTGGTCCGAAGCCACCCGCAATCCCGACATCGCCACCATGATCGATCGGGGCGAGACCGAGGCTCGCCTCTGGTTCGTCGAGACCCTCGCGTCCCTGGCCTCTTCGCCGGCCTGCGATGCCGCCGCCCTCTACGACGAGACGCTGAATCCGCTGATGAAGGGCATCCTCGTCAACCTGGCCCTCCGGCCAGCCTTCGATCCGGCCCCGGCCGTGGCGCATCTGTGCGCTCTGATCGAAGCGGGTTTGGCCGGACGGCTACCGACGGCGTCATTCGTATCAGAATCCGGCGCCCTGCTCGCCTCCCCCGGTCGTCCATCACGAAACGTCTTGGAGAGCAGCCGATGA